From one Bifidobacterium sp. WK012_4_13 genomic stretch:
- a CDS encoding FAD-binding protein, with protein sequence MNALPTFADLTTIGVGGEISRFIEPTTRVGFIEAIEDADHDGMPLCVLGGGSNMLAGDEAFAGVVIRDARRDIVVPDEAAPAEGSDTTVHLTASAGSNWDDFVEFAISLGLEGVEGLSGIPGTVGASVVQNIGAYGQEVATSVDSVEVWDREDKVVRFMDRSHMEFGYRTSALKRSMLTKRGARFFPTPRFVVLSVTFALRHRAMGEISYAQLARALDSNIGDLMDTELIRDAVLRVRAAKGMLEDPARYDNAWMSGTRRDESVAQARKAVQEMTGIEAKVTDRHSCGSFFVNPQMHVDDARSLPDDAPRFEVTLPDGQLGMKTSAAWLIDHAGFHRGYSVGRSSRAALSSVHTLALTNLGGATAQEVWGLANAIQRGVLDTFGITLVPEPVVLGMKRCQE encoded by the coding sequence ATGAATGCATTACCAACTTTCGCAGACCTGACCACGATCGGAGTGGGAGGAGAGATCTCACGCTTCATCGAACCGACGACGAGAGTCGGATTCATCGAAGCGATCGAAGATGCTGACCATGATGGCATGCCCCTCTGCGTTCTCGGGGGAGGATCGAATATGTTGGCCGGTGACGAGGCCTTCGCAGGCGTGGTCATCAGGGATGCGAGACGGGATATTGTGGTTCCCGATGAGGCCGCTCCGGCAGAGGGATCTGACACGACCGTCCATCTCACTGCCAGCGCCGGAAGCAACTGGGATGATTTCGTTGAATTCGCGATTTCGCTCGGGTTGGAAGGCGTGGAGGGGCTGTCTGGCATACCTGGGACCGTTGGGGCCTCGGTAGTTCAGAACATTGGTGCCTATGGGCAGGAAGTCGCGACAAGCGTCGACTCGGTCGAGGTCTGGGACCGCGAAGACAAGGTCGTCCGCTTCATGGACAGAAGCCACATGGAATTCGGCTACCGCACTTCCGCGCTGAAACGTTCAATGCTCACGAAGCGTGGTGCGAGGTTCTTCCCGACTCCACGGTTCGTCGTGCTTTCCGTCACCTTCGCCCTCAGGCACCGCGCCATGGGCGAGATCTCATATGCGCAGCTCGCCAGGGCGCTGGACTCCAACATCGGTGATCTCATGGACACGGAGCTCATTCGCGATGCCGTGCTGAGAGTTCGGGCTGCCAAGGGCATGCTCGAGGATCCTGCTCGCTACGACAATGCATGGATGTCCGGCACCAGACGGGACGAGAGCGTCGCGCAGGCTCGCAAGGCGGTCCAGGAGATGACGGGCATCGAGGCGAAGGTCACCGACAGACATAGTTGCGGCAGCTTTTTCGTCAATCCCCAGATGCACGTTGACGATGCGAGATCCCTTCCAGACGATGCGCCACGATTCGAGGTGACTCTTCCTGACGGACAGCTAGGCATGAAGACTTCGGCCGCCTGGCTTATCGATCATGCAGGGTTCCATAGGGGATACAGCGTCGGCAGGTCAAGCCGTGCGGCCTTGTCCTCAGTCCACACGCTGGCGCTCACCAATCTTGGAGGAGCCACGGCACAGGAAGTCTGGGGTCTCGCGAATGCAATTCAGAGAGGCGTCCTAGACACCTTTGGCATCACGCTCGTTCCGGAACCGGTCGTGCTCGGAATGAAGCGCTGCCAGGAATGA
- the rpmG gene encoding 50S ribosomal protein L33, whose product MAKAADIRPGITLACTECKERNYITTKNRRNTPDRLELKKFCPRCGKQTIHRETR is encoded by the coding sequence ATGGCAAAGGCCGCAGATATTCGTCCAGGCATTACGCTGGCGTGCACCGAGTGCAAGGAACGTAACTACATCACGACGAAGAATCGTCGCAACACTCCGGATCGTCTCGAACTGAAAAAATTCTGCCCACGTTGTGGAAAGCAGACCATTCACCGCGAGACCCGCTGA
- the nrdF gene encoding class 1b ribonucleoside-diphosphate reductase subunit beta → MVPISVPRQPLKLIDRVSAINWNRLEDDKDLEVWDRLTGNFWLPEKVPISNDIPSWQKLTDAERTLTMHVFTGLTLLDTIQGTVGAVSLIPDALTPHEEAVYTNISFMESVHAKSYSSIFSTLASTPEIDDAFSWSEENEYLQKKAQIVLDYYEGDSPLKRKVASTLLESFLFYSGFYLPMYFSSHAKLTNTADVIRLIIRDEAVHGYYIGYKYQKGLEKVSDSERQDLSDYTYELLNDLYDNEVDYTRSLYESVGLVEDVEKFLRYNGNKALMNLGYPALFSSDSTNVNPAIIASLSPNADENHDFFSGSGSSYVMGKAVETDDDDWDF, encoded by the coding sequence ATGGTACCTATTTCCGTACCGAGACAGCCACTGAAACTGATTGATCGCGTCTCGGCAATCAATTGGAATCGTCTTGAGGACGACAAGGATCTGGAGGTATGGGATCGTCTGACCGGTAACTTCTGGCTTCCGGAAAAGGTCCCGATCAGCAACGACATCCCCAGCTGGCAGAAGCTCACTGACGCCGAGCGCACGCTGACGATGCATGTGTTTACCGGCCTGACCTTGCTTGATACGATTCAGGGCACCGTTGGCGCGGTCTCGCTGATTCCTGATGCGCTCACGCCCCATGAAGAGGCGGTCTACACCAACATTTCGTTCATGGAATCGGTGCACGCGAAGTCGTATTCCTCGATTTTCTCGACGCTTGCCTCGACTCCTGAGATCGACGACGCATTCAGCTGGAGTGAGGAGAACGAATACCTGCAGAAGAAGGCGCAGATCGTCCTCGACTATTATGAGGGCGACAGTCCTCTGAAGCGCAAGGTCGCCTCGACGCTGCTTGAGTCCTTCCTGTTCTATTCCGGCTTCTATCTGCCGATGTATTTCTCAAGCCATGCGAAGCTGACGAACACGGCTGACGTGATTCGCCTGATCATCCGTGACGAGGCCGTGCATGGCTACTACATCGGTTACAAGTATCAGAAGGGCCTTGAGAAGGTCTCGGATTCGGAGCGTCAGGATTTGAGCGATTACACCTATGAGCTGCTGAACGACCTCTATGACAACGAGGTCGATTACACTCGCAGTCTCTACGAAAGCGTCGGATTGGTCGAGGACGTCGAGAAGTTCCTGCGCTACAACGGCAACAAGGCTCTCATGAACCTCGGATACCCGGCCCTGTTCTCATCTGACTCCACCAATGTCAACCCTGCGATCATCGCCTCCCTGAGTCCCAACGCCGACGAAAACCACGACTTCTTCTCGGGTTCAGGCTCAAGCTATGTCATGGGCAAGGCAGTCGAGACCGATGACGACGACTGGGACTTCTGA